Proteins encoded in a region of the Orcinus orca chromosome X, mOrcOrc1.1, whole genome shotgun sequence genome:
- the LOC125962908 gene encoding CXXC-type zinc finger protein 1-like, with product MKREAARSVQRSFKKQIGETCQHFSRLQPWMNDTEDFPFLDSALQKQAMDTKKRKNLKKKVEWKKEKQQKLMEKSEDPEQSGAEHPASLRQCLGPDCVHPTRPGSKYCSDDCGMKLAAARIYAILPKRIQQWQKSPCIAEEHGKKMLERIHREQQDTHTRLKDLECHFHELEAIIQRGKQQAVCKDEESDKHGRNSVNLQIFCVSCGQPINTQVALRHMERCFAKYEHKSPFTSMYPTRIEGTARLFCDVYDPRSKSYCKRLQVLCPEHSKDPKVPDEEVCGCPLVKNVFEPTGNFCCLPKRLCNHHYCWEKLRRAEVDLERVRMLLKLEELVEQEHKVRTAMKNRAGLLALMLHQTTQHDPLTTDLRSRVDS from the exons ATGAAGAGAGAGGCGGCACGGAGTGTCCAGAGATCATTTAAGAAACAAATTGGGGAGACCTGTCAGCATTTTTCTCGCCTACAGCCCTGGATGAATGACACTGAGGACTTCCCATTCCTAGATTCTGCACTGCAGAAGCAGGCAATGGATacgaagaaaaggaagaatttgaagaaaaaagtgGAGTGGAAG aaggagaagcagcagaagcTCATGGAAAAGTCAGAAGACCCAGAGCAGTCAGGTGCCGAGCACCCAGCCTCACTGCGGCAGTGCCTGGGGCCTGACTGTGTGCACCCCACCCGGCCAGGCTCCAAGTACTGCTCGGATGACTGTGGCATGAAGCTGGCAGCTGC CCGCATCTATGCGATCCTGCCCAAGCGCATCCAGCAGTGGCAGAAGAGCCCTTGCATTGCTGAGGAGCATGGCAAGAAAATGCTCGAGCGCATCCACCGTGAGCAGCAGGACACCCACACCCGCCTGAAGGACTTAGAGTGCCATTTCCATGAACTTGAGGCCATCATTCAGCGTGGCAAGCAGCAGGCTGTGTGCAAAGATGAAGAG AGTGACAAGCATGGCAGGAACAGCGTCAACCTGCAGATCTTCTGTGTCTCCTGCGGGCAACCCATCAATACGCAGGTTGCCCTGCGCCACATGGAGCGCTGCTTCGCCAAG TATGAGCACAAATCGCCCTTCACGTCCATGTACCCCACTCGCATTGAGGG AACCGCAAGGCTCTTCTGTGATGTTTACGACCCACGGAGTAAGAGTTACTGTAAGCGACTCCAGGTGTTATGCCCTGAGCACTCGAAGGACCCCAAG GTACCGGATGAAGAAGTGTGCGGTTGCCCACTAGTGAAAAACGTCTTTGAGCCCACCGGTAATTTCTGTTGCCTCCCCAAACGCTTGTGCAATCACCACTACTGCTGGGAGAAGCTGAGACGTGCCGAGGTGGACCTAGAGCGCGTGCGCATG TTGCTCAAGCTGGAAGAGCTGGTTGAGCAGGAGCACAAGGTGCGCACAGCCATGAAGAATCGGGCAGGGCTGCTGGCCCTGATGCTTCATCAGACAACCCAGCATGACCCGCTCACCACTGACCTACGCTCCAGAGTAGACAGCTGA
- the LOC125962909 gene encoding LOW QUALITY PROTEIN: U3 small nucleolar RNA-associated protein 25 homolog (The sequence of the model RefSeq protein was modified relative to this genomic sequence to represent the inferred CDS: deleted 1 base in 1 codon) — protein sequence MAKSLRPSQDTSAPGRRYTEESFKAAEIKMAAKRLPVRVSRKKAKPQTCQLSESLDTSSSESEAESEPEQVSGYNRLLATLKDVSKEDEEEEEEEEDSVIDETEMNLEDGDSDISVEEETAVASTDMQKNAALPADPKGKDGHGPPGTSEESPEEFTDAKHESLFSLETNFLEEEREGNCSLKALQDPFAQHVNKELKEKEIQAVATNPKTTHQLKWPILGQLVFSSRFQQLKPETFKPPKDIDLKSLHLQKPLESTWIKTNSQFLSGPPNSSSPFTPLQKELFLIMNSYRDLFYPERTALKNGEEIRHVYCLHVINHVLKANAQVLTNNSRCRSQKLGVGDDDDFRDQGLTRPKVLIVVPFREAALRVVQLFISLLEGDSKKKIIVGNKKRFNGEYGSDPEERPPNLQRPEDYEAVFVGNIDDHFRTGVAILQRSIRLYAPFYSSDILIASPLGLRTIIGGEGEKKRDFDFLSSIELLIIDQADIYLMQNWEHVLHLMNHMDLLPLDSHGVDFSRVRMWSLNNWSKYYRQTLLSGALQDAQINSVFIKYCVHGQGQVAVRNVPMTGCISHVLVLLPRVFQRMEAENLASVIDARFNFFVNKILPQYRDAVMSHTLIYVPSYLDFVRLRNYFKKEELNFTHICECAQKSGVSRARHFFLQGEKQFLLLTERFHFYKRYTIKGIRNLIFYELPTYPHFYSEVCNMLQATTRGEEAAWTCTVLYSKYDAQRLAAVVGVERAAQMLQSKKNVHLFITGER from the exons GGTTTccagaaagaaagcaaaaccaCAGACTTGTCAACTGTCAGAGAGTTTAGATACTTCAAGTTCTGAAAGTGAAGCAGAGAGTGAACCAGAACAAGTTTCTGGTTACAATAGACTACTTGCCACATTAAAGGATGTTTCCAAGGAagatgaggaggaggaagaggaagaagaagacagTGTTATAGATGAGACAGAAATGAATCTTGAAGATGGCGATAGTGACATCAGTGTGGAGGAAGAGACGGCAGTAGCGTCTACTGACATGCAGAAGAATGCGGCCTTACCTGCTGACCCTAAGGGAAAAGATGGGCACGGGCCACCTGGCACATCAGAGGAATCCCCAGAGGAGTTTACAGATGCAAAACATGAGTCACTCTTCAGCCTAGAAACCAACTTTCtcgaagaggaaagagaaggcaacTGTTCTCTGAAAGCATTACAAGATCCATTTGCACAACATGTAaacaaagaactgaaagaaaaagaaatccaggcTGTTGCCACAAATCCCAAAACTACCCACCAGCTAAAATGGCCCATCCTGGgccagcttgtcttttcatccagGTTTCAACAGTTG AAACCGGAAACCTTTAAACCCCCAAAGGACATTGACTTAAAGTCACTTCATCTCCAGAAGCCTCTGGAATCCACCTGGATCAAGACCAACAGCCAGTTCCTCTCTGGTCCCCCAAATTCAAGTAGCCCCTTCACACCCCTCCAGAAAGAGCTCTTCTTAATTATGAATTCTTACCGGGACCTGTTCTACCCAGAAAGGACTGCCCTGAAGAATGGGGAAGAGATCCGCCACGTGTACTGCCTGCATGTGATAAATCACGTCCTCAAAGCCAATGCCCAGGTGCTTACCAACAACAGCAGGTGCCGAAGCCAGAAACTTGGggtgggtgatgatgatgacttCAGGGACCAAGGGCTAACGAGGCCCAAGGTGCTGATAGTGGTGCCATTCCGGGAAGCTGCTTTGCGGGTGGTACAGCTCTTCATCAGTCTTCTTGAGGGCGAcagcaagaagaaaataattgtagGCAACAAAAAGAGGTTTAATGGAGAGTATGGCTCAGATCCCGAGGAGAGACCACCCAACCTGCAGAGGCCTGAGGATTATGAAGCTGTATTTGTCGGCAACATCGATGACCACTTCAGGACTGGAGTGGCAATACTGCAGAGAAGCATCCGACTTTATGCCCCCTTCTATTCGTCAGACATCCTCATTGCCTCCCCTCTGGGCTTGAGGACCATCATtggtggagaaggagagaagaagagagatttTGACTTTCTGTCTTCTATTGAGCTTCTCATCATTGATCAAGCTGACATTTACCTGATGCAGAACTGGGAGCATGTCTTGCATTTGATGAACCACATGGACCTACTGCCCTTGGACTCACATGGGGTGGACTTTTCTCGAGTGCGCATGTGGAGCCTCAATAATTGGTCCAAGTACTATCGTCAGACGCTGCTGTCTGGGGCCCTGCAGGATGCCCAGATCAACTCTGTGTTCATCAAATACTGCGTCCATGGGCAAGGCCAGGTGGCTGTGAGGAACGTCCCGATGACAGGCTGCATCAGTCATGTCCTGGTGCTGCTCCCACGTGTCTTCCAGAGGATGGAAGCTGAAAACCTAGCTTCAGTGATTGATGCCAGGTTTAACTTTTTCGTCAACAAGATTTTGCCTCAGTATCGTGATGCAGTCATGTCTCACACGCTTATCTATGTCCCCTCCTACTTGGACTTTGTGCGTCTCCGAAATTACTTCAAGAAGGAGGAACTGAACTTCACTCATATCTGCGAGTGTGCCCAGAAGTCTGGTGTCTCCAGGGCCAGACACTTCTTCCTTCAAGGAGAGAAGCAGTTCCTGCTCCTCACAGAGCGCTTCCATTTCTACAAAAGATACACAATAAAAGGCATCAGGAACCTGATTTTCTATGAACTGCCAACATATCCCCACTTCTACAGTGAAGTCTGTAACATGTTGCAAGCCACCACCAGAGGAGAGGAAGCTGCCTGGACCTGCACTGTCCTCTACTCCAAGTACGATGCCCAGAGGTTGGCTGCTGTGGTCGGGGTCGAGCGGGCTGCACAGATGCTGCAGTCCAAGAAGAACGTCCACCTCTTCATTACTGGAGAGAGATGA